One Pseudomonas muyukensis DNA segment encodes these proteins:
- a CDS encoding acyl-CoA thioesterase, which produces MTDRDQEIQRRTELSVTRVTKAVFPNTTNHHNTLFGGTALAWMDEVSFIAATRFCRLPLVTVSTDRIDFKHPIPAGSIVELVGSVVKVGNTSLQVQVDVFVENMYLDGRERAIHGVFSFVAIDEDKRPVPVLPAA; this is translated from the coding sequence ATGACAGACAGAGACCAGGAAATCCAGCGCCGCACCGAGCTGTCGGTGACCCGCGTGACCAAGGCGGTGTTCCCCAACACCACCAACCACCACAACACCCTGTTCGGCGGCACGGCGCTGGCGTGGATGGACGAAGTGTCGTTCATCGCCGCCACCCGGTTTTGCCGCCTGCCACTGGTGACCGTGTCCACCGACCGTATCGACTTCAAGCACCCGATCCCGGCCGGTTCGATCGTCGAGCTGGTGGGCAGTGTGGTCAAGGTGGGTAATACCAGCTTGCAGGTGCAGGTGGACGTGTTCGTCGAGAACATGTACCTGGATGGTCGCGAACGCGCCATTCATGGTGTGTTCAGCTTCGTCGCCATCGACGAAGACAAGCGCCCGGTACCGGTGCTGCCGGCCGCCTGA
- the rplS gene encoding 50S ribosomal protein L19, whose protein sequence is MTNKIIQQLEAEQMSKEIPTFAPGDTIVVQVKVKEGDRSRLQAFEGVVIAKRNRGLNSAFTVRKISSGVGVERTFQTYSPQIDSLAVKRRGDVRKAKLYYLRDLSGKAARIKEKLS, encoded by the coding sequence ATGACCAACAAGATCATCCAGCAGCTCGAAGCCGAGCAGATGAGCAAAGAGATCCCGACCTTCGCACCAGGCGACACCATCGTCGTCCAGGTTAAAGTGAAGGAAGGCGACCGCTCGCGTCTGCAGGCGTTCGAAGGCGTCGTTATCGCCAAGCGTAACCGCGGTCTGAACAGCGCCTTCACCGTGCGCAAGATCTCCAGCGGCGTAGGCGTTGAGCGTACCTTCCAGACCTACAGCCCACAGATCGACAGCCTGGCCGTGAAACGTCGTGGTGACGTGCGTAAAGCCAAGCTGTACTACCTGCGCGACCTGTCCGGCAAAGCCGCTCGCATCAAGGAAAAACTGTCCTGA
- the trmD gene encoding tRNA (guanosine(37)-N1)-methyltransferase TrmD — MGNLRVDVITLFPEMFSAITEYGITSRAVKQGLLQVTCWNPRDYTTDRHHTVDDRPFGGGPGMVMKIKPLEDALVSARQATGASAKVIYLSPQGRKLTQQAVKGLAEQESLILIAGRYEGIDERFIEAHVDEEWSIGDYVLSGGELPAMVLIDAVTRLLPGALGHVDSAEEDSFTDGLLDCPHYTRPEVYADQRVPDVLLSGNHAHIRRWRMKQSLGRTFERRADLLESRSLSGEEKKLLEEYLRERDDS, encoded by the coding sequence ATGGGTAACCTTCGCGTAGACGTCATCACGTTGTTCCCCGAGATGTTCTCGGCCATCACGGAGTACGGCATTACCAGCCGCGCGGTGAAACAGGGGTTGCTGCAAGTGACCTGCTGGAATCCGCGGGACTACACCACAGATCGCCACCACACCGTGGATGATCGGCCGTTTGGCGGTGGTCCGGGCATGGTGATGAAGATCAAGCCTCTGGAAGACGCCTTGGTTAGCGCCAGGCAGGCGACCGGAGCATCGGCAAAGGTGATCTACCTTTCGCCACAAGGCCGCAAGCTGACCCAGCAGGCGGTCAAAGGCCTGGCCGAACAGGAATCGTTGATCCTGATCGCCGGTCGTTATGAAGGCATCGACGAGCGCTTTATCGAGGCTCATGTCGATGAGGAGTGGTCGATTGGCGACTATGTGCTTTCCGGTGGCGAGCTGCCGGCCATGGTACTGATCGATGCGGTTACGCGGCTGCTGCCCGGAGCTTTAGGGCATGTGGACTCGGCGGAGGAAGACTCTTTCACCGACGGTCTGCTTGATTGCCCGCACTACACCCGACCTGAGGTGTATGCGGATCAGCGCGTTCCCGACGTGTTGCTAAGTGGCAACCATGCACATATCCGGCGTTGGCGGATGAAGCAGTCCCTTGGTAGGACCTTCGAACGACGCGCCGATCTTCTGGAAAGTCGCTCGCTTTCTGGAGAAGAGAAGAAGCTGCTCGAGGAATACCTCCGCGAGCGGGACGATAGTTAA
- the rimM gene encoding ribosome maturation factor RimM (Essential for efficient processing of 16S rRNA), giving the protein MNATPEKADDLIVVGKIFSVHGVRGEVKVYSFTDPIENLLDYPRWTLRHEGKVKQVELVSGRGSQKGLVVKLKGLDDRDEARLLSGFEICIPRSLLPNLAADEYYWYQLVGLKVINQDEQLFGTIDHLLETGANDVMVVKPCAGSLDDRERLLPYTAQCVLGIDLEAGVMRVEWDADF; this is encoded by the coding sequence ATGAACGCGACGCCAGAAAAGGCTGACGACCTGATCGTCGTTGGCAAGATTTTTTCGGTTCACGGCGTTCGCGGCGAGGTGAAGGTGTACTCCTTTACCGATCCGATTGAAAACCTGTTGGATTATCCGCGCTGGACGCTCAGGCACGAAGGCAAGGTAAAGCAGGTCGAGCTGGTCAGCGGTCGTGGCTCCCAAAAGGGCCTGGTCGTGAAGCTCAAAGGCCTCGATGATCGTGATGAAGCCCGTCTTCTGAGCGGCTTCGAAATCTGCATCCCGCGGAGCCTTTTGCCCAACCTGGCAGCCGACGAGTACTACTGGTACCAGTTGGTGGGCCTGAAGGTCATCAATCAGGACGAACAACTGTTCGGCACGATCGATCACCTGTTGGAGACCGGCGCGAACGATGTAATGGTGGTCAAGCCCTGCGCAGGCAGCCTGGATGATCGCGAGCGTCTGTTGCCCTATACGGCGCAATGCGTGCTCGGTATCGACCTGGAAGCAGGCGTGATGCGGGTTGAGTGGGACGCGGACTTCTAA
- the rpsP gene encoding 30S ribosomal protein S16 produces the protein MVTIRLARGGSKKRPFYHLTVTNSRNARDGRFVERVGFFNPIASGAEVKLSVNQERVTYWLSQGAQPSERVAQLLKEAAKAAA, from the coding sequence ATGGTAACCATTCGTCTGGCCCGTGGCGGCTCGAAAAAGCGCCCATTCTACCACCTGACCGTGACCAACTCGCGTAACGCCCGTGACGGCCGTTTCGTTGAGCGCGTTGGCTTCTTCAACCCGATCGCATCGGGCGCCGAAGTCAAGCTGTCGGTCAACCAAGAGCGCGTCACCTACTGGCTGAGCCAGGGCGCACAGCCGTCTGAGCGCGTTGCTCAGCTGCTGAAGGAAGCTGCCAAGGCCGCAGCCTGA
- the ffh gene encoding signal recognition particle protein → MFENLTDRLSQTLRHVTGKAKLTEDNIKDTLREVRMALLEADVALPVVKDFVNSIKERAVGTEVSRSLTPGQAFVKIVQAELESLMGAANEELALNAAPPAVVLMAGLQGAGKTTTAGKLARHLKERKKKSVMVVSADVYRPAAIKQLETLANDIGVTFFPSDISQKPVAIAEAAIREAKLKFIDVVIVDTAGRLHVDADMMDEIKALHAAVKPIETLFVVDAMTGQDAANTAKAFGDALPLTGVVLTKVDGDARGGAALSVRAITGKPIKFIGMGEKTEALEPFHPDRIASRILGMGDVLSLIEQAEQNIDKAKADKLAKKLKKGKGFDLEDFRDQLQQMKNMGGLGGLMDKLPSIGGVNLSQMGNAQGAAEKQFKQMEAIINSMTPAERRDPDLISGSRKRRIALGSGTQVQDIGRLIKQHKQMQKMMKKFSAKGGMAKMMRGLGGMLPGGGMPKL, encoded by the coding sequence ATGTTCGAAAACCTGACCGACCGCCTGTCACAGACGCTGCGCCATGTCACCGGCAAGGCCAAGCTGACCGAAGACAACATCAAGGACACGTTGCGCGAAGTGCGCATGGCCCTGCTCGAGGCCGACGTCGCCCTGCCGGTGGTCAAGGATTTCGTCAACAGCATCAAGGAACGTGCGGTCGGCACCGAGGTGTCGCGCAGCCTGACCCCGGGCCAGGCCTTCGTGAAGATCGTCCAGGCCGAGCTGGAAAGCCTGATGGGCGCGGCCAACGAAGAGCTGGCACTCAACGCCGCGCCGCCTGCCGTGGTGCTGATGGCCGGTCTGCAAGGTGCGGGTAAGACCACCACCGCCGGCAAGCTGGCGCGCCACCTCAAGGAGCGCAAGAAGAAGAGCGTGATGGTGGTGTCCGCCGACGTTTATCGCCCGGCGGCGATCAAGCAGCTCGAGACCCTGGCCAACGACATCGGCGTGACCTTCTTCCCGTCCGACATCAGCCAGAAGCCGGTGGCCATCGCCGAGGCGGCGATCCGCGAGGCCAAGCTCAAGTTCATCGACGTGGTCATCGTCGACACCGCCGGTCGCCTGCATGTCGATGCCGACATGATGGACGAGATCAAGGCCCTGCACGCCGCGGTCAAGCCGATCGAAACCCTGTTCGTGGTCGACGCCATGACCGGCCAGGACGCCGCCAACACCGCCAAGGCCTTCGGTGATGCGCTGCCGTTGACCGGCGTGGTGCTGACCAAGGTCGACGGTGACGCCCGTGGCGGTGCCGCGCTGTCGGTGCGTGCCATCACCGGCAAGCCGATCAAGTTCATCGGTATGGGCGAGAAGACCGAGGCCCTCGAGCCGTTCCACCCCGACCGTATCGCCTCGCGCATCCTCGGCATGGGCGATGTACTCAGCCTGATCGAGCAGGCCGAGCAGAACATCGACAAGGCCAAGGCCGACAAGCTGGCCAAGAAGCTGAAGAAGGGCAAGGGCTTCGATCTCGAAGACTTCCGCGACCAGCTGCAGCAGATGAAGAACATGGGCGGCCTCGGCGGCCTGATGGACAAGCTGCCCAGCATCGGCGGCGTCAACCTGTCGCAGATGGGCAATGCCCAGGGCGCGGCCGAGAAGCAGTTCAAGCAGATGGAGGCGATCATCAACTCCATGACCCCTGCCGAGCGCCGCGACCCCGACCTGATCAGCGGTTCACGCAAGCGCCGCATCGCCCTGGGTTCCGGTACCCAGGTGCAGGACATCGGGCGGCTGATCAAGCAGCACAAGCAGATGCAGAAGATGATGAAGAAATTCTCCGCCAAGGGCGGCATGGCCAAGATGATGCGCGGCCTGGGCGGGATGCTGCCAGGCGGCGGCATGCCGAAGCTGTAA